A segment of the Sphingobacterium oryzagri genome:
ATACACCATACTGCGCAAGACTCGTTGGCGCAGACCGTCAAGACCTTTCACAACGAAAAAGTCGGCGTAAGCTCACACTACGTGGTCGGGCGAGATGGCAAAATCGTGCAGATGCTAAACGATCTATATCGCGGACATCACGCCGGCTTAGGACGATGGGGAAACGACACCGACCTCAACTCTTCATCTATTGGCATTGAGCTAGACAACAACGGCACAACAGATCCTTGGTCTGACGCGCAAATCGGCGCGCTGCTTAGCCTTTTGCAATATTTAAAAGACACGTACAAAATACCTCAAGCCAATTTTATTGGCCATATGGACTATGCCCCAACACGCAAAAACGACCCATCACGATTTCCGTGGAAAACACTTGCAGATCGCGGTTTTGGTTTTTGGTATGATGACGTATTAGAAACGCCGCCAGCGAATTTCGATCCTAAATTAGCCCTGCGCGTTATCGGCTACGACGTGAAAAATGTAAATGCAGCAATCAAGGCTTTCAAAATACACTACATTCAGCGAGATACGACAAGCGCCAGTCTCACACCGCAAGATCTAAAGATACTATACAGCATTTTTAAGAAATACTTGTAGGTTAAACGATTTTAGCGCAAAAGAAGCTCTATATAATCGTATAGCGAATGCCTCGTCATCGAGGAATTATGACGAAGCAATCTTCAAATTATCTGATGACTGACGTTATCCGCATAGCCGTCATCAACACAAGCCTTCACGATTTGCAAAGCGGTCATCAAAAAAGTCTCCTGCTGTGGTGGGGAAAAGTAACGCGCTTGGATTTGGTGCGCCGGGATAAAGCCTGGGAATCATGTCGAAGCCCCGAGAAGGATTTGATGTTATTCCAGCTTTAAAAGCGCGTTGGCTTTGCTGCGACGGCTTTTGCGACAAACAACCTTCAGGAGACTTGAAGAAACTTTCTTCCTTGGGTTCTTCCAAGGAAGGCCATGCCGCGGCGAGCGGCGGAAAGATTGGTGGGAAGCAAAAGAATACGACTCCCCCGGAGTCGAAAATATATTAAAATTCCTTTACTATAAAGATGTAATCCCGCTGGGATTAGCAAAAGAAGCTCTGTATAATCGTATAGCGAACGCGTCGTCATCGCGAGGGCAACCGAAGCGATCTTCAAATTATCTTCTGACAGGCATTATCCACATGGCGGTCATCAACTCCCCTGGAGTCGAAAATATATTAAAATTCCATTTACTATAAAGGTGTAATCCCGCTGGGATTAGCAAAAGAAGCTCTGTATAATCATATAGCAGATACGTCGTCATCGCGAGGCCCACCGAAGCGATCTTCAAATTATCTTCTGACTGGCATTATCCACATGGCGGTCATCAACTCCCCTGGAGTCGAAAATATATTAAAATTCCATTTACTATAAAGATGTAATCCCGCTGGGATTAGCAAAAGAAGCTCTGTATAATCGTATAGCGAACGCGTCGTCATCGCGAGGGCAACCGAAGCGATCTTCAAATTATCTTCTGACAGGCATTATCCACATGGCGGTCATCAACTCCCCTGGAGTCGAAAATATATTAAAATTCCATTTACTATAAAGATGTAATCCCGCTGGGATTAGCAAAAGAAGCTCTGTATAATCGTATAGCGAACGCGTCGTCATCGCGAGGGCAACCGAAGCGATCTTCAAATTATCTTCTGACTGGCATTATCCACATGGCGGTCATCAACTCCCCTGGAGTCGAAAGTATATTAAAATCCCATTTACTATAAAGATGTAATCCCGCTGGGATTAAGAAAAAGACCTCTCTTACGATAAAGAAACTCTATATGCAATTGAGCTTAAAAAAATAATCCCGCAGGGATTAAGAAAAAGATCTCTCCAATAATAAAAAAATACGATATGCATTAACAAAAAAGCTGCCTCCATAATATGGACACAGCTTTCTTGATATCAAAAAGAGTTAGGCAGATTAAGCCTCTGCATATTCTTCGATAGACGGGCAAGAACAAATTAATGTCCGGTCTCCCTGCGAATCATTTACACGACCCACCGAAGGCCAAAACTTATTCACTTTCAAATACGGAAGTGGATATGCCGCCGTTTGTCTGCTATAGGCTCTGTTCCATTCATCTGCCGTAACCACTTCCGCCGTATGCGGCGCATGTTTCAATACATTCTCTTTTTGATCAGCTTCGCCAGCCTCTACCGCAGCAATCTCTGCACGAATAGCGATTAAAGCATCACAAAAACGATCAAGCTCTGCTTTTGATTCCGACTCGGTCGGCTCCACCATCAACGTGCCCGCTACCGGGAAAGAAACCGTTGGCGCGTGGAAACCGTAGTCCATCAAACGCTTGGCAATATCTGCCACCTCGATACCCACGTTTTTAAATCCGCGGCAATCCAAGATCATTTCGTGCGCACAACGTCCGTTTGCGCCCGCATAAAGGACTGCATAATGCCCCTCCAGCCGCGCTTTGATATAGTTTGCATTTAAGATCGCGGTTTTCGTTGCTGCTGTTAAGCCATCAGCACCCATCATCGCGATATAAGCGTAAGAAATCGTTAAGATTGACGCCGATCCAAAAGGCGCTGCAGACACTGCAGAAATTCCCTGTTCGCCCGAAATCTCAATTACCTCATGATTTGGTAAAAACGGCACTAAATGCGCTACCACACCAATAGGACCCATACCTGGGCCACCACCACCGTGTGGAATACAAAACGTCTTGTGCAAGTTTAAGTGACAAACATCCGCACCAATAAAGCCCGGACTTGTTAAACCAACCTGCGCATTCATATTCGCGCCGTCCATATAGACCTGACCGCCGTTGGCATGTATAATTTCACAAATCTCGATAATAGATTCCTCGAAAACACCGTGCGTAGATGGATATGTAACCATCAACGAGTTCAAGTTTGCAGCATGCTCTTCGGCTCTTGCGCGAAGATCGGCAACATCAATATTACCAAAAGCATCACACTTCACGACCACCACTTTTAAGCCGGCCATAGAAGCTGAAGCTGGGTTAGTACCGTGTGCCGAAGCAGGAATCAAACAAATGTTACGATGCGACTCGCCGCGACTCTCGTGATACGCACGAATAACCATAAGTCCGGCGTACTCGCCCTGGGCACCTGAGTTTGGCTGGAAAGACATCTTGGCAAAGCCCGTGATTTCAGACAACCAGTCATTCAACTCGTTGATAAGCTGCATATAGCCCGAAGTTTGATCTACCGGAGCAAAAGGATGCAAACCACCAAAATGCGCCCAAGTCAATGGCACCATCTCTGTTGTTGCGTTAAGCTTCATCGTACAAGAGCCCAACGGAATCATGGAGTGGCATAGCGAAAGATCTTTCGATTCTAACGATTTGATATAGCGCAACATTTCACTTTCGGAATGGTAGCTATTGAAAATAGGATGTGTCAAGTAAGCCGATGTACGCACTAACGCGTCTGGAATAGAGCTCGACAACTGATCTGCCAAACCGTGCAAATCCACATCGTTCAATGATTTCGCCTTAATTTTGGCAAAAACCTTCACAATGGTTTGGATATCTTCGAAAGTCGTGGTCTCGTCAATCGCGATCCCCACAATTCCCTCATGATAAAAGAAGTTTAATTCATTATTTAAGGCTTCCCCTTTTAGCGCGCCGACTTGATCGCCAACAACGACACGCAACGTATCGAAGTAAGAAGCGTTGGTTTGCGTATAACCTAACGCTTGTAGCGCATGATCCAATAATTTTGCTAAATCATTGATACGAGTAGCGATATTTTTTATGCCTTGCGGGCCATGGTATACCGCGTAGAAAGAGGCCATAATCGCTAAAAGCGCTTGTGCCGTACAAATATTGGAAGAAGCTTTATCCCGACGGATGTGCTGCTCGCGCGTTTGTAAAGCCATGCGTAAGGCATAATCGCCGTTCGCATCTGATGTTACACCGATGATACGACCTGGAATATTACGTTTGTAGGCATCTTTTGTGGCAAAGAAAGCAGCGTGCGGGCCACCAAAACCCATCGGCACGCCAAAACGTTGTGAATTACCAACCACAACGTCGGCACCCCACTCGCCCGGAGGCGTCAATAACGTTAACGAAAGCAGATCTGCTGCCACGCAAATAGTGATATTTTTAGCATGTGCCGAAGCCGTAAAGCCAGCGTAATCCGTCAGCGAACCATCTGCTGCCGGATACTGAATAAACGCAGCAAAAACGTCTTCGGTTAAGCTTGCATCCTCTAAATCTGCTACACGGATTTCAATACCAAAAGGTGTTGCGCGCGTCTGCAATACATCTAGCGTTTGCGGATAAACATTAGGCGTGACCAAAAATACATTCGCGTCCTTTACTTTGCGTGCGCTATACAACATAAACATGGCTTCAGCCGCTGCTGTTGCCTCATCCAGCAAGGAAGCATTCGCAATCTCCAAGCCCGTAAGATCAGCCACGGCTGTTTGGAAATTTAACAAGGCTTGCAAACGACCTTGCGCGATCTCGGCCTGATAAGGCGTATATTGCGTATACCAACCTGGATTTTCCAATACATTCCGCTGGATAACCCCCGGTACAGTCACATCATAATATCCTTGTCCGATATACGATTTAAACACTTTGTTTTTATCAGCAAGCTGTTTTACCTTCGCTAAATAAGCTTTTTCGCTCAATGCCTCTGGAAGGGCAAGCGGCTTTTTCAGTCGAATTTGATGGGGAACGGTTTGCTCGATAAGTTCATCTACCGATTGTACGCCTAGGAAGGCTAACATTTCTTGCACCTCTTCTGCCCGTGGGCCATTGTGGCGATCTTGAAATCTTTCTTGATAAAATACGTTGCTCATTGTTGCGCTTAACTTTTTCATTCGCATCGTCCTAAACCCATACTATCCGGCCTTTAGAAAGACACGCTTTCATATACTTTTTGAGAGTGCAAAAATACGATTTTATCCGCGAATAAATAAGGGTGCAATTCATTTCTTCGACATAAAAAAAAGACAATCGTTTGCAGCTTACAAAATGAAGACAATAAACTGATTACTAGCCTTCCAATTTCTTTTTTTTGTAACAAAGAAAAAATCTTTTATGCTATAACGCTTCCATAAAAGCTATAAATTCTGCCATGCCTGTTTCCTTGTTTTCAAAACCAATACTGTGCTCGATGACCTGCGTACCATCGTTGATCGTCAACATGTAGTCGACACCATCAGAACAACGGGAACACTCTTGAATTTTACGGTCAAAAAGGTTTAGCTTGAGTAAGTAAGTATTGAGCTTTTGGAAAGCTTTTTCATCGGTAGCAGTAACGGTATTTACTGAAGATCGCTGACACGTGTTTCCGCGCAGATCTTTACTGGTCTGGTTTTTATTCAGGACGATGGTCTTTACATAGCCGCACCATCCCGAAGCAACAACAATTTTAACTTCCAGACCTTCAGAAGGCTTCATAACCTCTTTTTTAGAACAGGCGCTTAAAAAAGCACAAACAATTAGCAAAAAACAAAATGCAGTTTTCATATGGATATAATTTGTTAATCAACTATAGATCGTAAAAATTATAGCTGTTGCTACAGGTTCTCATCAAAATAATTAAGTAACTTTATTTCCTATTTGCGACCTAACATGTTTTTATGTTGAAACTTTCTGTAAGAAACGAAACCAGCACATTGCGAGCGGTAGTACTTGGTACTGCCGAAAATAACGGACCTACCCCACAGGCGGCAGAAGCGTATGACCCAAAATCATTGGAACATATTATAGCAGGAACCTACCCTTTAGAGTCGGATATGCTAAAAGAAATGTCGGCTTTTCAAGCCGTACTCGAGCGTCACGGCGTAACCGTGTACCGGCCAGAGATTATCCCCGAACTAAACCAAATATTCTCACGCGATATCGGCTTTGTGATTGACGACTACCTGATAAAAGCGAATATCCTTCCTGACCGGGCAGAAGAATGGCAGGCTATCGCGCCCATCGTGAACCAAGTTGCTCCGGAAAAACGTATCATCGCGCCCGAGGAAGTGCATATCGAAGGCGGTGATGTGCTGCTTTGGAATGATTTTATATTTGTCGGCACGTACACCGGCAGCGACTATGCCGACATCAATACGGCGCGAACGAATGCGCAGGGTGTAGAATTTCTTCGCGATCTTTTTCCACAAAAGACGGTCAAAGCTTTCGACCTTGTAAAATCGATGCGCGATGCGCGAAAAAATGCACTCCACCTCGACTGTTGCTTTCAGCCAGTCGGCAAAGACAAGGCAATCATCCACGAAGCAGGCTTTCGCAATCCCGATGATTTCCGTTACCTGCAGGAGCTGTTTGGCCCGTCCAATCTCTTTCCTATCGATGCAGAAGAAATGTATCAAATGTGCAGCAACGTGTTTTCGATCGCAGAAGACATCGTCGTGAGCGAACAACAATTTCACCGACTAAACGCCTGGCTACGCGAAAATGGTTTTCAAGTAGAAGAAATTCCGTATCATGAAATCGGAAAACAAGAAGGTTTATTACGTTGCTCTACTTTACCGCTTTACCGCGATTAATTTTATGAAACAAACAACAGACACTTTGATGCTGGTGCGGCCTTCCGATTTTCGTAAGAATGAAGAAACCGCAATCAACAATTTTTTCCAGGAAGAACTGTCCCTTGATGACGCATCCGCACGCGCCAAAAGCGAATTTGACGCTTTTGTCAAACAGCTCACCGACCATAAAATCAATGCTTTGGTATTGCAGGATGAAGGTCATTTCGATACGCCTGATAGCATTTTTCCCAACAACTGTATCTCTTTTCATAAAAGAACGGCTGTAGTATACCCGATGTTTGCGGTAAACAGAAGGCGCGAACGACAATTGGATTATCTGCGTGCTTTGGCCAATTGGGGTTTGATTTATGACGATGTCATCGACTATACTTCCCACGAAGCGGAAGAGCGCTTTTTGGAAGGTACCGGAAGCTTGATCTTAGATCGTGTAAACCATATCGCTTATTGTTCCTTATCCGCGCGCGCAGATGCCGGACTCGTACATGAATTTTGTCTGGATATGGGCTATGAGCCGCATATTTTTGAAGCCTTTCAAACCGTGGATGGCTTACGAAAACCGATATACCACACCAACGTGATGATGTCTGTCGGAACAAAATTTGCCGTAGTGTGCCTGGATAGCATCGATAGCGGGCATTTTAGACAGCTTTTGGTAGACCGCCTTGTACAAAGTGGAAAAACGATAGTCGAAATATCGGAAGAACAAATGCAGCACTTTGCGGGCAACATTTTAGAAGTACGAGCAACAGATGGAACAGCTTATATCGTGATGAGCTCGCAAGCTTACCTCGCCTTTACGCCCGCACAGCGGCAATCCCTGGAAAGTTGGGCAAAGATTTTACATGCGCCGCTGGATACGATTGAAACTGGCGGCGGTGGCAGCGCGCGCTGTATGCTCGCGGAGGTTTTTTATTAATTACCGATCGTTCAGCAGCTCGCGCCGCACGCGGCTTAGGCTCTCTGGCGTGATACCTAAGTAAGAGGCAATCATCCATTGCGGCACACGCAACAGCAAACTGGGATACAAGTCCATAAACGCAAGATACCGCTCTTTTGCCGTCATCGCCAAGAGCGAGTTGATACGCTTTTGTTGAAAGTAGATATTGCGTTGTAGGGAGTTTTCCAGAAAACAGGCAAATTCGTTACTCCAAAGCGATGCTTTCTCCATAAAATCGGGCTGGATAAATACAACGGTGGAATGCTCAATAGCCTTAATGTAAAAATCGGATGGCTTATGGAAATACTGACTGGACCGATCGGAGATAATCCAGTCTTCTGGCGCAAACTGCAAAATATGTTCGCCGCCCTTTTCATCAAGCGAAAAAGATTGCAACAAGCCCCTTTCGACAAAAAAGGCGTAATGGCTGACTTCACCCGCGCGTAATAGATAGGTATTATGCGCGACCGTTTTAAACGAAAAATATGGGCGCAAAGCGTCAAACTGATCCGCCGTTAATCCGCCCTTTTCGTTGTAGTAAGCAAAAAAGCGACTTTCCAATAGATTGATCTGTGCGCTATCCATTTAGTATAAAATGGTAAATTTAAAATCCAGTGGATTAAAATGCTTTTCCAACTCCTGAATCAGCTGTTCG
Coding sequences within it:
- the gcvP gene encoding aminomethyl-transferring glycine dehydrogenase; this encodes MSNVFYQERFQDRHNGPRAEEVQEMLAFLGVQSVDELIEQTVPHQIRLKKPLALPEALSEKAYLAKVKQLADKNKVFKSYIGQGYYDVTVPGVIQRNVLENPGWYTQYTPYQAEIAQGRLQALLNFQTAVADLTGLEIANASLLDEATAAAEAMFMLYSARKVKDANVFLVTPNVYPQTLDVLQTRATPFGIEIRVADLEDASLTEDVFAAFIQYPAADGSLTDYAGFTASAHAKNITICVAADLLSLTLLTPPGEWGADVVVGNSQRFGVPMGFGGPHAAFFATKDAYKRNIPGRIIGVTSDANGDYALRMALQTREQHIRRDKASSNICTAQALLAIMASFYAVYHGPQGIKNIATRINDLAKLLDHALQALGYTQTNASYFDTLRVVVGDQVGALKGEALNNELNFFYHEGIVGIAIDETTTFEDIQTIVKVFAKIKAKSLNDVDLHGLADQLSSSIPDALVRTSAYLTHPIFNSYHSESEMLRYIKSLESKDLSLCHSMIPLGSCTMKLNATTEMVPLTWAHFGGLHPFAPVDQTSGYMQLINELNDWLSEITGFAKMSFQPNSGAQGEYAGLMVIRAYHESRGESHRNICLIPASAHGTNPASASMAGLKVVVVKCDAFGNIDVADLRARAEEHAANLNSLMVTYPSTHGVFEESIIEICEIIHANGGQVYMDGANMNAQVGLTSPGFIGADVCHLNLHKTFCIPHGGGGPGMGPIGVVAHLVPFLPNHEVIEISGEQGISAVSAAPFGSASILTISYAYIAMMGADGLTAATKTAILNANYIKARLEGHYAVLYAGANGRCAHEMILDCRGFKNVGIEVADIAKRLMDYGFHAPTVSFPVAGTLMVEPTESESKAELDRFCDALIAIRAEIAAVEAGEADQKENVLKHAPHTAEVVTADEWNRAYSRQTAAYPLPYLKVNKFWPSVGRVNDSQGDRTLICSCPSIEEYAEA
- a CDS encoding N-acetylmuramoyl-L-alanine amidase, which translates into the protein MRRIHYALPALLLLMASCGGGKYAATEKIYKEKAKNFAKQYEQAPVEGQLEKILATDKAWIATTNFGIRKPNYVMIHHTAQDSLAQTVKTFHNEKVGVSSHYVVGRDGKIVQMLNDLYRGHHAGLGRWGNDTDLNSSSIGIELDNNGTTDPWSDAQIGALLSLLQYLKDTYKIPQANFIGHMDYAPTRKNDPSRFPWKTLADRGFGFWYDDVLETPPANFDPKLALRVIGYDVKNVNAAIKAFKIHYIQRDTTSASLTPQDLKILYSIFKKYL
- the ctlX gene encoding citrulline utilization hydrolase CtlX is translated as MKQTTDTLMLVRPSDFRKNEETAINNFFQEELSLDDASARAKSEFDAFVKQLTDHKINALVLQDEGHFDTPDSIFPNNCISFHKRTAVVYPMFAVNRRRERQLDYLRALANWGLIYDDVIDYTSHEAEERFLEGTGSLILDRVNHIAYCSLSARADAGLVHEFCLDMGYEPHIFEAFQTVDGLRKPIYHTNVMMSVGTKFAVVCLDSIDSGHFRQLLVDRLVQSGKTIVEISEEQMQHFAGNILEVRATDGTAYIVMSSQAYLAFTPAQRQSLESWAKILHAPLDTIETGGGGSARCMLAEVFY
- a CDS encoding dimethylarginine dimethylaminohydrolase family protein, producing MLKLSVRNETSTLRAVVLGTAENNGPTPQAAEAYDPKSLEHIIAGTYPLESDMLKEMSAFQAVLERHGVTVYRPEIIPELNQIFSRDIGFVIDDYLIKANILPDRAEEWQAIAPIVNQVAPEKRIIAPEEVHIEGGDVLLWNDFIFVGTYTGSDYADINTARTNAQGVEFLRDLFPQKTVKAFDLVKSMRDARKNALHLDCCFQPVGKDKAIIHEAGFRNPDDFRYLQELFGPSNLFPIDAEEMYQMCSNVFSIAEDIVVSEQQFHRLNAWLRENGFQVEEIPYHEIGKQEGLLRCSTLPLYRD
- a CDS encoding Crp/Fnr family transcriptional regulator; the encoded protein is MDSAQINLLESRFFAYYNEKGGLTADQFDALRPYFSFKTVAHNTYLLRAGEVSHYAFFVERGLLQSFSLDEKGGEHILQFAPEDWIISDRSSQYFHKPSDFYIKAIEHSTVVFIQPDFMEKASLWSNEFACFLENSLQRNIYFQQKRINSLLAMTAKERYLAFMDLYPSLLLRVPQWMIASYLGITPESLSRVRRELLNDR